The following coding sequences are from one Kosakonia sp. H02 window:
- a CDS encoding FUSC family protein, which produces MRAIYVVFRRAGAALASSRLLSDANALLYSIKSFAAAMLAYYIALSIGLEKPSWAIITVYIVSQTSVGASVSRSVYRLAGTVIGAGATVLIVPTFVNMPLFCSVVLTGWITFCLYLSLLERTPRAYAFVLAGYTASLIGFPAVFEPGAIFDTAITRVEEIAIGILCAALIHRYVLPKRISGLFNSKIAETLRSARQRVADTLAGRPDEASGNLRLALALQFLEGISHHIPYDFALSAPARNARKLIHDKLARLLIVNCELRDRMQMITTLPADMQRLLEDVLHWLTCEDEGERKTTAATLKARSEALTAQFASKPLTFEDALQASFTRHLTEAITLLAQCERLSEALHHAKPVQMQAVKGYVFHRDRLTAARTALGAFVIILSGCLLWIYSAWPDGGTAVSILGVCCTLFGSFDTPAPHIIKYIVGSVWGVLISLIYSFALLPQVTEFSVLVAVLAPVYLLAGSLQARPPTTFMAMGITLTLPILCELGAHYSGDFAVAVNTAVALFSATGFAVISMGLLQTVQADSAINRLLRICRRDIRRSVKGVFAPDEVHWTNLMIDRTALLLPRLQRSEQASGQALDQMLHYLRIGLSIMHLRRFDTPTGSEKAKDINALLTLLTREPDTALLRQRIESLIGIYTAHEQSRLFIDRLIDLHCALREPHTGQADD; this is translated from the coding sequence ATGCGGGCAATATATGTCGTGTTCCGCCGTGCAGGCGCAGCGCTGGCTTCATCCCGCTTGCTAAGCGATGCCAATGCCTTGCTGTATTCCATCAAGAGTTTTGCCGCCGCGATGCTCGCGTATTACATCGCCTTATCGATAGGCCTTGAAAAGCCGTCCTGGGCAATTATTACCGTTTATATTGTCTCGCAAACCTCGGTTGGCGCGTCAGTGAGCAGAAGCGTCTATCGCCTGGCCGGAACGGTCATTGGCGCAGGGGCGACGGTGTTGATTGTACCCACGTTCGTGAATATGCCTCTCTTTTGCAGTGTAGTACTCACCGGCTGGATCACTTTTTGTCTGTACCTGTCCCTGCTTGAACGCACGCCGCGCGCGTATGCCTTTGTATTAGCCGGTTACACCGCGAGCCTGATTGGCTTTCCCGCAGTATTTGAGCCCGGTGCGATATTTGATACCGCCATTACGCGGGTGGAGGAGATCGCGATTGGTATCCTCTGCGCAGCGCTTATTCACCGGTATGTGTTGCCAAAGCGCATCTCCGGGTTGTTCAACAGCAAGATAGCGGAAACGCTGCGCTCAGCGCGCCAGCGGGTGGCGGACACGTTAGCAGGCAGGCCTGATGAGGCCTCAGGAAACCTGCGGCTGGCGCTGGCGTTGCAGTTCCTGGAAGGCATAAGCCACCATATTCCCTACGATTTTGCGCTCTCCGCCCCTGCCCGCAACGCCAGAAAACTTATCCATGACAAGCTGGCGCGATTGTTAATCGTGAACTGTGAATTACGCGATCGCATGCAGATGATAACGACGCTACCTGCCGACATGCAGAGGCTGCTGGAAGATGTGCTGCACTGGCTTACCTGTGAAGATGAAGGGGAGCGAAAAACAACGGCAGCCACGCTGAAAGCGCGCAGTGAGGCGTTAACGGCACAATTCGCGTCAAAACCGCTGACGTTTGAAGACGCGCTGCAAGCGAGCTTTACCCGCCACCTGACGGAGGCAATCACCCTCCTGGCGCAATGCGAGCGCCTTTCTGAAGCGCTCCATCACGCGAAACCGGTGCAGATGCAAGCGGTGAAAGGCTACGTTTTTCATCGCGATCGCCTTACTGCGGCACGCACTGCGCTCGGCGCGTTCGTCATCATACTGAGCGGCTGCCTGCTCTGGATTTACTCTGCCTGGCCTGATGGCGGCACGGCGGTTTCTATTCTTGGGGTCTGTTGCACGCTGTTTGGCAGTTTCGACACCCCGGCCCCGCACATTATCAAATATATTGTCGGTTCCGTCTGGGGCGTGCTGATAAGCCTGATCTACAGCTTTGCCCTTCTTCCCCAGGTAACCGAGTTTTCTGTGCTGGTTGCGGTTCTTGCACCGGTATATCTGCTGGCCGGATCGCTACAGGCGCGACCGCCCACCACCTTTATGGCGATGGGGATCACGCTGACGCTGCCTATTTTGTGCGAGTTAGGCGCCCACTACAGCGGGGACTTCGCCGTGGCTGTCAACACCGCCGTTGCATTATTCTCCGCGACCGGTTTTGCGGTGATCAGTATGGGTTTGCTGCAAACGGTGCAGGCGGACTCTGCCATAAACCGCCTGCTACGCATTTGCAGGCGCGACATCAGGCGCAGCGTGAAAGGCGTTTTTGCACCCGACGAAGTGCACTGGACGAACCTGATGATCGACAGAACCGCGCTGTTACTGCCGCGCTTACAGCGGAGCGAGCAAGCATCAGGGCAGGCGCTTGACCAGATGTTGCATTATCTGCGTATTGGCCTCTCCATCATGCACTTACGCCGTTTTGATACGCCGACCGGCAGTGAAAAAGCCAAAGACATTAACGCGTTACTTACTCTGCTCACCCGCGAGCCAGATACCGCACTCTTACGCCAGCGTATTGAATCCCTGATTGGCATTTATACGGCGCATGAACAATCGCGCCTGTTCATCGACAGACTGATTGATCTGCACTGCGCATTACGAGAACCGCATACGGGGCAAGCTGATGATTAA
- a CDS encoding DUF1656 domain-containing protein translates to MINDVNIGGVFFPGLLVIALVALFCTLLFVPLLTFSRRYRRLPCRPLLGFSLYVVTFFLLMQGLNALGLFA, encoded by the coding sequence ATGATTAATGACGTCAATATCGGTGGGGTTTTCTTCCCCGGCCTGCTGGTTATCGCGCTTGTTGCCCTGTTTTGCACGCTGTTATTCGTGCCTCTTCTTACTTTTAGTAGACGCTATCGTCGTTTGCCTTGTCGCCCATTGCTGGGTTTCTCACTCTATGTTGTTACCTTTTTCCTGCTGATGCAGGGTTTGAACGCGCTGGGGTTATTCGCATGA
- a CDS encoding HlyD family secretion protein, whose protein sequence is MKSFLSLLSRYALTLSAVVVATLLAFMMWKHYAQQPWTRDGRVRADVVQIAPDVSGPVNSVAVKDNQWVNRGDVLYAIDAHWLKLAVTSAQADVEAQRHEMVMRQDAARRRAQIKGVISKEDLQQTDSAASVAVANYHRALAELELAQLNLSHATVRSPVAGYVTHLRLRPGDYATAGVTKVAIIDANSFWIVGYFEETKLRHIRVGNTAQIALMGFEPVLTGHVESIGHGIGDSNDETGGLGLPDVNPTFNWVRLAQRVPVRIHIDTLPEGVELVAGLSASVSLVP, encoded by the coding sequence ATGAAATCATTTCTCTCGTTGTTAAGCCGCTATGCGCTTACGTTAAGCGCCGTCGTGGTCGCCACTCTGCTGGCTTTTATGATGTGGAAACATTATGCGCAGCAGCCCTGGACCCGGGATGGCCGGGTGCGTGCTGATGTGGTGCAGATTGCGCCTGATGTTTCCGGGCCAGTCAACAGTGTGGCGGTAAAGGATAATCAGTGGGTTAATCGTGGCGATGTCCTCTATGCGATAGATGCGCACTGGTTGAAGCTGGCGGTGACCAGCGCACAAGCGGACGTCGAGGCTCAACGTCACGAGATGGTAATGCGCCAGGATGCGGCCAGACGACGCGCTCAGATCAAAGGCGTTATTTCGAAAGAAGATTTGCAACAAACAGACAGTGCGGCAAGCGTTGCGGTGGCAAATTACCACCGGGCGCTGGCCGAACTGGAACTGGCGCAGCTCAATTTATCCCACGCCACCGTTCGCTCACCGGTCGCGGGCTATGTCACGCACCTCCGGCTTCGCCCCGGTGACTATGCAACCGCCGGCGTGACAAAAGTTGCCATTATCGATGCGAACAGTTTCTGGATTGTTGGCTATTTTGAGGAGACGAAGCTGCGCCATATTCGGGTGGGGAATACTGCACAGATCGCGCTGATGGGATTTGAGCCTGTGCTAACCGGCCATGTGGAAAGCATCGGCCACGGTATCGGTGACAGCAATGACGAGACCGGCGGGCTTGGCCTGCCAGATGTCAACCCCACCTTTAACTGGGTGCGGCTTGCGCAGCGAGTACCGGTACGCATTCATATTGATACATTACCCGAGGGGGTTGAGTTAGTGGCAGGGCTGTCCGCGAGTGTCTCGCTTGTGCCTTAG
- a CDS encoding DeoR/GlpR family DNA-binding transcription regulator, giving the protein MLAQERRKKILSMLVSNGYLNANQLADVFEVDSSTIRRDLMHLEKAQKIVRTHGGVLPVLSSEGQDTPYSIRRGRNHEQKSAIGKYAASLIADGDSVILDNGSTVYELAACLIYKKDLTVITNDLNIAMLLSQYPAINLNVTGGVVVGNAYTLVGPDATRKFSEVHADWAFLGAEGVHPEAGITNVNAIELPTKKAILNAATTRVVLADTSKLGYRALSHVCDIKDIDMIITDMKKKDKAGALYGGKLKYAVG; this is encoded by the coding sequence ATGCTTGCGCAAGAAAGACGGAAAAAGATCCTTTCTATGTTGGTTTCAAATGGTTATCTGAACGCCAATCAACTGGCAGATGTTTTTGAAGTGGATAGCTCAACAATCAGAAGAGATTTGATGCATCTGGAAAAGGCGCAAAAAATTGTCAGGACCCATGGCGGCGTGTTGCCTGTGCTTTCATCGGAAGGACAAGATACGCCTTACAGCATCCGGCGTGGACGAAATCACGAGCAGAAGTCGGCTATTGGCAAATATGCGGCGTCGCTAATAGCGGATGGTGACTCGGTTATTCTGGATAATGGCTCGACAGTTTATGAACTTGCCGCGTGTCTGATATACAAAAAAGATCTGACGGTGATTACCAATGATCTCAACATTGCGATGCTGCTCAGCCAGTATCCGGCTATCAATCTGAACGTGACGGGTGGGGTAGTTGTGGGAAACGCCTATACGTTGGTTGGTCCCGACGCAACAAGAAAGTTCAGTGAAGTACATGCAGACTGGGCATTCCTCGGGGCTGAAGGTGTCCACCCCGAAGCAGGTATTACGAATGTCAACGCGATTGAACTACCGACGAAGAAAGCGATTCTCAATGCGGCAACAACGCGTGTGGTGCTAGCGGATACGTCAAAATTAGGTTATCGGGCGCTTTCACATGTTTGCGATATCAAGGATATCGACATGATCATTACAGACATGAAGAAAAAAGATAAGGCTGGCGCTTTATATGGCGGCAAATTGAAATACGCCGTTGGGTGA
- a CDS encoding SIS domain-containing protein produces the protein MKTPYESDIAMQPEAILAQLETPLPEALKAIKLTSYDRIILTGMGSSDYGLIPVERTLIAKGYPVWRVDAGRLLDMPTLVTENTLLWATSQSGMSGEIVALLEKGIRPRTLIGLTNDPQSELGKKADILIALNSGDEATVSSKSYLNTLIASHRTLAVLLGEDEKPVCNTVKSVVPVIRSLIIANQYIAGMAESLFSHARPRVAYIGTGSFASSALTGALITKEASKVSAEGFIGGEFRHGPLETSGKGMLAILLGKPGDETLKRLATEMQANGTTVVTIGEASYAGSTLLSVPEGDELCQLLCGFVYIEHLTVELARQNGFVPGQFLYGQKITVAV, from the coding sequence ATGAAAACTCCATACGAAAGCGACATTGCAATGCAACCCGAGGCTATTCTGGCGCAGCTGGAAACGCCCCTACCGGAAGCATTAAAAGCCATTAAATTAACCAGTTATGACCGAATTATTCTCACTGGCATGGGTTCGTCAGATTATGGTTTGATTCCTGTCGAACGTACGCTGATTGCCAAAGGTTATCCGGTATGGAGAGTGGATGCTGGTCGTCTTCTGGATATGCCAACGCTGGTGACAGAAAACACGCTTTTGTGGGCGACATCACAATCTGGCATGAGCGGTGAGATTGTTGCCCTGCTTGAAAAAGGCATTCGTCCCCGCACGCTGATTGGCTTAACCAACGATCCACAAAGCGAACTGGGTAAAAAAGCAGACATTCTTATTGCCCTCAACAGCGGCGATGAGGCAACCGTTAGCTCAAAAAGCTATCTCAATACCTTAATTGCCAGCCACAGAACACTGGCTGTTTTGCTGGGCGAGGACGAGAAACCAGTTTGTAACACGGTAAAAAGTGTTGTTCCTGTTATCCGTTCGCTGATTATCGCTAATCAGTACATTGCGGGAATGGCGGAATCCTTGTTCAGCCATGCACGCCCTCGCGTTGCCTACATTGGCACCGGCTCATTTGCATCAAGCGCGCTGACCGGCGCACTGATCACCAAAGAAGCCTCAAAAGTCAGCGCGGAAGGGTTTATTGGCGGAGAGTTCCGCCACGGTCCGCTGGAAACCTCCGGTAAAGGCATGCTCGCCATCCTGCTCGGAAAACCCGGCGATGAAACACTCAAGCGCCTTGCGACGGAAATGCAAGCCAATGGAACAACGGTCGTCACCATCGGTGAAGCCAGTTATGCCGGTTCGACGCTGTTATCAGTACCTGAAGGCGATGAACTGTGTCAGTTACTCTGCGGCTTCGTTTATATCGAGCATTTAACCGTGGAACTGGCCAGACAAAATGGTTTCGTTCCGGGGCAGTTCCTCTACGGGCAAAAAATTACGGTGGCGGTATGA
- a CDS encoding ROK family protein gives MTELINTVKAGVDLGGTGTRIIIQGESGTLNTKTIPTALFNNVEQNARSALLASHILALIPEGMKLVSLGIGASGPVDTTSGIINNKDTLECFSFFPLVSELQKLLNVKVSIDNDAVAAVLGEYYFGVGKNSKRLLMVTLGTGIGVALLDNGKPFRTSDGQHPEAGHIPVSGNPNTCYCGLRGCWEMLASRSWLQQNLEALLPEYPFEKNDIQFYKSMAEEREDVANIFHRYGNYLGRGLVTLLTLYGPDLTILSGSAAHYYPLFRTGLEESLTRADAYAINIKVVPSELGDTAGALGAIVIPALS, from the coding sequence ATGACAGAGCTTATCAACACGGTAAAAGCAGGTGTCGATCTTGGGGGAACCGGCACCCGTATTATCATTCAGGGTGAAAGTGGAACGCTGAATACAAAAACCATCCCAACGGCTTTATTTAACAATGTCGAACAAAACGCGCGTTCTGCACTTCTGGCTTCTCATATTCTCGCGCTAATACCGGAGGGTATGAAACTCGTAAGTTTAGGAATCGGCGCAAGTGGGCCGGTAGATACCACTTCAGGGATTATTAATAATAAAGATACGCTTGAGTGTTTCTCATTTTTCCCGTTAGTGAGTGAACTGCAAAAATTACTTAACGTTAAGGTGAGTATTGATAACGATGCAGTCGCAGCTGTGTTAGGCGAATATTATTTTGGCGTAGGTAAAAACAGTAAGCGGCTATTAATGGTGACACTCGGAACGGGAATTGGCGTGGCATTACTTGATAATGGCAAACCTTTTCGCACGAGCGATGGGCAACATCCTGAGGCAGGGCATATTCCCGTATCAGGTAATCCTAATACTTGTTATTGCGGTTTACGGGGATGCTGGGAGATGCTCGCCTCGCGAAGCTGGCTTCAACAAAATCTTGAAGCACTGCTGCCGGAGTATCCTTTTGAAAAGAATGACATCCAATTTTATAAATCGATGGCAGAGGAAAGAGAGGACGTGGCGAATATCTTTCATCGTTATGGCAATTATCTCGGTAGAGGGCTTGTCACTTTATTAACGTTATACGGTCCGGATCTCACTATTCTCAGTGGAAGTGCGGCTCATTATTACCCGCTATTCAGAACAGGATTAGAAGAGTCACTCACACGTGCAGATGCCTATGCTATTAACATAAAAGTAGTGCCCTCAGAATTAGGTGATACTGCTGGCGCGCTTGGGGCGATAGTTATTCCTGCACTTAGCTAA
- a CDS encoding sugar porter family MFS transporter, translating to MGQLKKRAVSNLHHGTKISIFIILSVIISSVGGIIFGYDTGIIGGVIPLIGKEFHINDLMQGIVVSMSLLGAMIGSLAAGPLADKYGRKVNLLAAGLCFAAGAAVSGFSHQIELLIFARILQGIGVGASSVLVPVYIAELSPAKIRGVLVTSFQLMITVGIVMAYGVNMVADSHAEWRMPVGIAGILGVILAIGVMFVTESPRWLIATNRRDLAKRTLKKLRGTDDVEEEINETQRLNAIENVDMRWGDLFRGHVRPMIAIGVLVAFFSNACGINLVIYFAPQILQSSGFTSSASWIGTFGLGITNVLFTIVGMLIIEKVGRRPLLIFGAIGLTISLAILAVIFSIPAFPGSNWIAFSSLVFYIIMYAVSPGMLGFLIISEISPLRARAKATSLSIFVIFTTNLVIAIFSLPMLNGLGASATFWIFSGICVAYTIFSFFVPETGGKTLEEVEMYFKNRRLDNKTEVLEKANT from the coding sequence ATGGGACAATTAAAAAAAAGAGCAGTCTCAAATCTTCATCACGGCACAAAAATCAGTATTTTTATTATTCTTTCAGTCATTATATCTTCCGTCGGAGGAATTATATTTGGCTATGACACGGGTATTATCGGCGGTGTAATCCCGCTAATTGGTAAAGAGTTTCACATTAACGATTTGATGCAGGGTATCGTTGTCAGCATGTCACTGCTTGGTGCCATGATTGGTTCTCTTGCTGCGGGCCCACTTGCAGATAAGTATGGGCGAAAAGTGAACCTCCTCGCTGCGGGGCTCTGCTTTGCCGCAGGCGCGGCTGTATCAGGTTTTAGTCATCAAATTGAGTTACTTATCTTTGCGCGTATTCTTCAGGGTATTGGTGTCGGCGCGTCATCTGTTCTTGTTCCTGTTTATATTGCCGAGCTGTCGCCTGCTAAAATCCGTGGCGTATTAGTCACTTCGTTCCAGTTGATGATTACCGTTGGGATCGTCATGGCATATGGTGTAAATATGGTGGCCGATAGCCATGCTGAATGGCGTATGCCGGTCGGCATCGCCGGAATATTAGGCGTTATTCTGGCAATTGGAGTGATGTTTGTCACTGAGTCGCCACGCTGGCTCATTGCCACAAACCGCAGAGATTTAGCAAAGCGGACATTAAAAAAATTAAGAGGAACGGATGACGTTGAAGAAGAAATTAATGAAACTCAACGGTTGAATGCGATTGAAAATGTGGATATGCGCTGGGGCGATCTTTTTCGTGGGCATGTCAGACCGATGATTGCTATTGGCGTTTTAGTGGCATTTTTCTCAAACGCCTGCGGTATTAATCTGGTTATCTATTTTGCCCCTCAAATTCTTCAGTCCAGCGGTTTTACCTCTTCTGCTTCATGGATAGGAACATTTGGTCTGGGAATAACAAACGTCCTGTTTACTATTGTCGGGATGCTGATAATAGAGAAAGTTGGCAGACGTCCATTATTAATATTTGGCGCCATTGGTCTGACGATAAGTCTGGCGATCCTTGCGGTTATTTTCTCAATACCTGCGTTCCCGGGCAGCAACTGGATTGCTTTTAGTTCACTCGTTTTTTATATCATCATGTACGCGGTCAGTCCGGGCATGCTGGGCTTCCTGATAATTTCAGAAATCTCACCTTTACGGGCCAGAGCAAAAGCGACGAGTTTATCAATATTTGTTATTTTCACGACCAACCTGGTTATTGCCATTTTCTCGCTTCCCATGTTGAATGGATTAGGAGCCTCAGCAACATTCTGGATATTCTCAGGAATCTGTGTTGCCTACACAATATTCAGCTTCTTCGTCCCGGAAACGGGTGGAAAAACTCTTGAAGAAGTCGAGATGTATTTCAAGAATAGAAGGCTGGATAATAAAACTGAGGTTTTAGAAAAAGCCAACACGTAA
- a CDS encoding ABC transporter ATP-binding protein, translating to MGGIELNQVSVTFPASASPALDGVNLTISRGECVLLTGECGCGKSTLLRLINGTIPHVIPGEINGRVRINGTTPAQAKLYEVGCQVGTVYQNPRRQFFCADPLGELAFGSENAGQQPAEILARARTIASQLGIAHLLERNMFMLSGGELQRIAIGSALMDQPAFLLLDEPASNLDLRSIVALTQILQSLRGAGMTIVIAEHRLWFLRDVVDRVVRLRKGRIIEDVPASQFWQRDNTRRIEQGLRALTNPQTAWLTEPPAGSDGIMYHHANHGALYFPRGRVTVLAGDNGAGKSTLALRLAGLEKCRDEITLDGKPFSLRQRLRYGFLVMQDVHRQLFAASVAQELQVGRQVVSDTQRQRIVRDMHLHDLLDTHPMALSGGQQQRVVIALALLAQREVFIFDEPTSGLDYAGLVHVASRLKQLARTGAVVILVTHDEEFSGLCGDYRVGLGG from the coding sequence ATGGGCGGTATTGAACTCAACCAGGTTTCGGTGACGTTTCCTGCATCGGCAAGCCCGGCGCTGGATGGAGTGAACCTGACCATTTCGCGCGGCGAGTGCGTGTTATTAACCGGCGAGTGCGGCTGCGGCAAATCGACCCTGTTGCGCCTGATTAACGGCACCATCCCGCATGTTATTCCAGGCGAGATAAACGGGCGCGTGCGTATTAATGGAACCACGCCCGCGCAGGCGAAACTGTATGAAGTGGGCTGCCAGGTTGGCACGGTTTACCAGAACCCGCGCCGACAATTTTTTTGCGCCGATCCGCTGGGGGAACTGGCTTTTGGCAGTGAAAACGCCGGGCAACAGCCGGCAGAGATCCTGGCGCGGGCGAGAACGATAGCCAGCCAACTGGGCATTGCGCATTTGCTGGAGCGCAATATGTTTATGCTCTCCGGTGGGGAGTTGCAGCGCATCGCGATTGGCTCCGCCCTGATGGATCAACCAGCGTTTTTGTTGCTGGATGAACCGGCTTCTAATCTGGATCTCCGCAGCATTGTTGCCCTGACGCAGATCCTGCAAAGCCTGCGCGGGGCGGGCATGACCATTGTTATTGCCGAACATAGGCTGTGGTTTTTGCGTGATGTGGTTGACCGCGTGGTGCGCCTGCGCAAGGGGCGCATTATTGAAGATGTGCCCGCCAGCCAGTTCTGGCAGCGCGACAATACCCGGCGTATTGAGCAGGGGCTGCGGGCACTAACCAACCCGCAAACGGCATGGCTGACTGAGCCGCCAGCAGGCAGCGACGGGATTATGTATCACCATGCAAACCACGGGGCGCTGTACTTTCCACGCGGGCGCGTGACGGTGCTCGCCGGTGATAATGGCGCGGGGAAAAGTACGCTGGCATTAAGGCTGGCGGGGCTGGAAAAGTGCCGCGACGAGATTACGCTCGACGGCAAACCTTTTTCGCTGCGCCAGCGTTTACGTTACGGCTTTTTAGTGATGCAGGATGTGCATCGCCAGCTTTTTGCCGCCAGCGTGGCGCAAGAGCTTCAGGTCGGGCGGCAAGTCGTCAGCGATACGCAACGGCAGCGGATTGTCCGCGATATGCACCTGCATGATTTACTGGATACGCACCCCATGGCGCTTTCTGGCGGGCAACAGCAGCGGGTGGTGATAGCGCTGGCTCTGCTGGCGCAGCGCGAGGTGTTTATCTTCGATGAACCGACATCCGGGTTGGATTACGCCGGGCTTGTGCACGTGGCGTCGCGGTTAAAACAGTTAGCGAGAACCGGGGCGGTGGTGATTCTGGTGACCCATGATGAGGAGTTTAGTGGGTTGTGCGGGGATTACCGGGTGGGGTTGGGTGGATGA
- a CDS encoding energy-coupling factor transporter transmembrane component T codes for MSRKTVDNGIDVRTNMLALLVINTLVLTGKGGMFQLACVAVICLLLMLQRRRLAAGLLALCVCVIQLLPPVMPVLSAALLYARPYLIAGFMGYYFICATTPSLLIAGLHRLHVPGAAIIPLAVMLRFFPVLKEEAKAIRGAMRMRGIPGSGGILLHPWRTLEYFLVPLIASMLRSAEALSAVALSRGLGSPGVSSSILSLRWSVRDVLLGAVCVGLVVLFFYCEGA; via the coding sequence TTGTCCAGAAAAACGGTTGATAACGGCATCGATGTGCGCACCAATATGTTGGCGTTGCTGGTGATCAACACCCTGGTGCTGACCGGTAAAGGGGGCATGTTTCAGCTCGCCTGCGTGGCGGTGATTTGTTTGTTGTTGATGCTGCAACGGCGCAGGCTTGCCGCCGGGCTATTAGCGCTGTGTGTCTGTGTTATTCAGTTGCTGCCGCCGGTTATGCCGGTGCTGTCGGCGGCATTGCTGTATGCCCGGCCTTATCTCATCGCGGGGTTTATGGGGTATTACTTTATCTGCGCCACCACGCCCAGCCTGTTAATTGCCGGTCTGCATCGCCTGCATGTGCCGGGCGCGGCGATCATCCCGCTTGCTGTGATGTTGCGTTTTTTCCCGGTGCTGAAGGAGGAAGCGAAGGCGATACGCGGTGCGATGCGTATGCGCGGCATTCCCGGAAGTGGCGGCATATTGCTGCACCCCTGGCGCACGCTGGAGTATTTTTTGGTGCCGCTTATTGCCTCTATGCTGCGTTCAGCCGAGGCGCTATCCGCCGTTGCGCTCAGCCGGGGGCTGGGCAGCCCTGGCGTCTCGTCTTCCATTTTGTCTTTGCGCTGGTCAGTGCGCGATGTGCTGCTGGGCGCGGTTTGTGTCGGACTGGTAGTTCTGTTTTTCTACTGTGAGGGCGCGTAA
- a CDS encoding MptD family putative ECF transporter S component produces MKFHAQELIALGVFAVMMVAIDMAVNMLAVFSPFLIPLTKSLSGMIAGIPFMLWLTRVTQKGLISLMALVLAAVAVLAGDYVLTLVSALLAGGLADVICRAAKKSQRRSGLILGYGIFNLWSVGALLPLLFMRPQIEAQVAQQLGQEYASRFSAFYSAPVIGWTLAGMFACGVLGAVIGLNLLNKHFVRAGLVQKNG; encoded by the coding sequence ATGAAATTTCACGCTCAGGAGCTGATTGCGCTCGGCGTTTTCGCGGTGATGATGGTAGCCATTGATATGGCGGTAAATATGCTGGCGGTGTTTTCTCCCTTTCTTATCCCGCTGACCAAATCCCTTTCCGGCATGATCGCCGGGATCCCGTTTATGCTCTGGCTGACGCGGGTCACGCAGAAAGGGCTGATTAGCCTGATGGCGCTGGTGTTGGCGGCGGTGGCGGTGCTGGCCGGGGATTATGTGTTGACGCTGGTCTCGGCGCTGCTGGCTGGGGGGCTGGCCGATGTGATTTGCCGCGCGGCGAAAAAAAGCCAGCGCCGCTCGGGGCTGATTCTCGGTTACGGCATTTTCAACCTCTGGTCCGTTGGCGCGCTGCTCCCCTTGCTGTTTATGCGCCCGCAAATCGAAGCCCAGGTGGCGCAGCAACTGGGACAGGAGTACGCCAGCCGCTTTAGCGCCTTTTATTCCGCGCCGGTTATCGGCTGGACACTGGCAGGGATGTTTGCCTGCGGCGTGCTGGGCGCGGTTATCGGCCTGAATTTACTCAATAAACATTTTGTGAGGGCCGGGCTTGTCCAGAAAAACGGTTGA